From the genome of Pirellulales bacterium, one region includes:
- a CDS encoding catalase, with the protein MAKNNGSRPPARNRQRGENAKIADLDQNVEESAGEMLTTNQGLRINDDQNSLKAGDRGPSLLEDFILREKITHFDHERIPERIVHARGAGAHGIFEVYASMAPLTRARFLQDPSVKTPVFVRFSTVAGSRGSTDLARDVRGFAVKFYTDEGNFDLVGNNMPVFFIQDAIKFPDLIHAVKPEPHNEIPQAASAHDTFWDFISLMPESMHMIMWLMSDRAIPRSFRMMEGFGIHTFRLINEKGKSRFVKFHWKPLLGVHSVVWDEALRISGCDPDFHRRDLWEAIDMGDFPEWEFGIQVVEEKDEHKFDFDLLDPTKIIPEELVPVQRIGKLTLHRNPDNYFAETEQVAFHVGHLVPGIDFTNDPLMQGRLFSYTDTQLIRLGGPNFHEIPINRPIAPLHNLQRDGHMRQMINRGKVAYSPNSLGNNEPAQAAAAEGGFVSYGERIDASKLRARSPSFFDHFSQAAMFFNSQSPVEQMHLIDALRFELGKVAATPVRERMVFLLSQIDGGLAERVAKGLGLKVPAKSAGPINLSIPADGNPKDFQPKKFTGKPFISPALSMANTVKDSVKTRKVAALAADGCDDVALAAMQKALIKAGAQLKIIAPHGGMIMVASGKEVAVDFSLPTVASVLFDGVVLPGGDACIEALSLETKAVEFVEEAFKHCKAIAAVGAAVDFLKRTRAGAALQATGEPSGGVAVLDGLVTGKASAVNRVAAEFIAALSQHRAWDRQIPAPR; encoded by the coding sequence GGCCCGTCGCTGCTCGAGGATTTCATCCTCCGGGAAAAGATCACGCATTTCGACCACGAACGGATTCCGGAGCGGATCGTGCATGCCCGCGGCGCAGGGGCGCATGGGATATTCGAGGTTTATGCATCGATGGCGCCCCTGACGCGGGCGCGATTCCTACAAGATCCGTCGGTGAAGACACCGGTGTTCGTGCGATTTTCCACGGTGGCTGGCTCGCGCGGTTCGACCGATCTGGCTCGCGACGTGCGCGGCTTTGCCGTGAAGTTTTATACCGACGAGGGAAATTTCGACCTCGTCGGCAACAACATGCCCGTGTTCTTCATCCAAGACGCCATCAAATTTCCGGATCTGATCCACGCCGTCAAACCTGAGCCGCACAACGAAATACCGCAGGCCGCATCGGCGCACGACACCTTTTGGGATTTTATCTCACTGATGCCTGAATCGATGCACATGATCATGTGGTTGATGTCCGATCGGGCGATTCCGCGCAGTTTCCGCATGATGGAGGGTTTTGGGATCCATACCTTCCGGCTAATCAACGAGAAGGGAAAATCCCGATTCGTAAAGTTTCACTGGAAGCCGCTGCTCGGCGTGCATTCGGTGGTGTGGGACGAGGCGCTGCGGATTTCCGGGTGCGATCCGGATTTTCATCGCCGCGATCTCTGGGAAGCGATCGATATGGGCGATTTTCCCGAATGGGAATTCGGAATCCAGGTCGTCGAAGAAAAGGATGAACACAAGTTCGATTTCGACCTCCTCGACCCGACCAAGATCATTCCCGAGGAATTGGTGCCCGTGCAGCGCATTGGAAAATTGACGCTCCATCGGAATCCGGACAATTATTTCGCCGAAACCGAGCAGGTCGCGTTTCACGTCGGCCATCTCGTGCCGGGGATCGATTTCACGAACGATCCGCTGATGCAGGGCCGGCTATTTTCCTACACCGACACGCAATTGATCCGTCTCGGCGGTCCGAATTTTCATGAGATTCCCATCAATCGACCGATTGCCCCGTTGCACAACCTTCAGCGGGATGGGCATATGCGACAGATGATCAACCGCGGCAAGGTCGCCTATTCGCCGAATTCGTTGGGCAACAACGAGCCCGCCCAGGCTGCGGCCGCGGAAGGGGGCTTTGTCAGCTATGGCGAACGAATCGATGCTTCCAAGTTGCGGGCGCGCAGTCCGAGCTTTTTCGATCATTTCAGCCAAGCGGCAATGTTTTTTAACAGCCAGTCGCCTGTCGAACAAATGCATCTCATCGACGCGCTGCGATTCGAGCTTGGCAAGGTCGCAGCAACGCCGGTTCGAGAGCGGATGGTCTTCCTGCTTTCGCAAATCGACGGCGGCTTGGCGGAGCGGGTGGCCAAGGGTTTGGGGCTGAAGGTGCCCGCGAAATCCGCCGGCCCGATCAACTTAAGCATTCCGGCCGACGGCAATCCGAAAGATTTCCAGCCAAAGAAATTCACCGGCAAGCCGTTCATCTCGCCGGCGCTGAGCATGGCCAACACCGTCAAGGATTCCGTCAAAACTCGCAAGGTTGCGGCGCTGGCCGCCGACGGTTGCGACGATGTCGCCCTGGCGGCGATGCAAAAGGCTCTGATTAAGGCCGGAGCACAACTCAAGATCATTGCGCCCCACGGCGGGATGATCATGGTCGCCAGCGGGAAGGAAGTTGCCGTCGATTTTTCGCTGCCTACGGTGGCGTCGGTGCTGTTCGACGGCGTGGTCCTCCCCGGCGGCGACGCATGCATTGAAGCATTGTCGTTGGAAACGAAAGCCGTTGAATTCGTGGAAGAGGCGTTCAAGCACTGCAAAGCCATAGCCGCGGTCGGCGCCGCGGTCGACTTTCTGAAACGAACACGTGCTGGCGCCGCGCTTCAAGCGACCGGCGAACCCTCGGGCGGCGTCGCTGTTTTGGATGGCCTTGTAACGGGAAAGGCCAGTGCTGTGAACAGAGTGGCCGCCGAATTTATCGCTGCCTTATCTCAACATCGAGCGTGGGACCGCCAGATTCCGGCGCCGCGTTGA